A DNA window from Pontiella agarivorans contains the following coding sequences:
- a CDS encoding two-component system sensor histidine kinase NtrB encodes MKPGFFDKLVGHLDHLDKGSLQTYFLRLAREKGLMETIFQALEEGIIVLDSEAQLSYANRAAESMLGFKLEHAAGDRIQKYLKDIHWDLVLDLDEEEWSQLVRREIEITYPQHRFVEFYVVPLTAVDENEEGAVVIFRDVTSERQTTADSIESERLHALSLLAAGVAHEIGNPLNSINIHLQLLDREIGYLENEEAVGELRELVEVSRKEVARLDTIIRQFLKALRPSLPERKLQKLETLLHETLEVMQHEMRDRRMLVETDFADDVPAVMVDETQVMQVFFNVIKNALQAMEDGGILKLETDVTDRFVGVVIEDNGSGIDPDKLGTIYEPYHTTKAEGNGLGMMIVQRIMRDHGGEIEINSEPGRGTRLTLRFPREDARMNLLIAPEKEA; translated from the coding sequence AACTTATTTTTTGCGTTTGGCCCGCGAAAAAGGGTTGATGGAAACCATTTTCCAGGCGTTGGAAGAGGGGATCATTGTATTGGATTCAGAGGCTCAGCTGTCGTATGCCAACCGTGCGGCGGAGAGCATGCTGGGTTTCAAACTCGAACATGCTGCGGGCGACCGGATTCAGAAATACCTTAAGGACATTCATTGGGATCTCGTACTCGATCTGGATGAGGAAGAGTGGAGCCAGCTGGTTCGCCGTGAAATCGAGATTACCTATCCTCAGCACCGGTTTGTGGAATTTTATGTGGTTCCGTTGACGGCGGTGGATGAAAACGAAGAAGGGGCTGTGGTTATTTTCCGGGATGTGACGAGCGAGCGGCAGACGACGGCGGATTCGATTGAATCAGAACGGTTGCATGCATTGAGTCTGTTGGCTGCCGGTGTGGCGCATGAAATTGGGAATCCGCTCAATTCGATCAATATTCATCTTCAGCTGCTGGATCGGGAAATCGGGTACTTGGAAAATGAAGAAGCGGTGGGCGAGCTGCGCGAGCTGGTTGAAGTTTCCCGGAAGGAGGTTGCCCGGCTTGATACGATTATCCGGCAGTTCCTGAAAGCTTTGCGGCCGTCGTTGCCGGAGCGCAAGCTGCAGAAGCTTGAAACGCTGCTTCATGAAACGCTCGAGGTGATGCAGCATGAGATGCGTGACCGGAGGATGTTGGTGGAAACCGATTTTGCCGACGATGTGCCGGCGGTGATGGTGGATGAAACGCAGGTGATGCAGGTGTTCTTCAATGTCATTAAGAATGCGCTTCAGGCGATGGAAGACGGCGGTATTCTGAAGCTGGAAACAGATGTTACGGATCGGTTTGTCGGTGTGGTGATTGAGGATAATGGCTCCGGAATTGATCCGGATAAACTCGGTACGATTTATGAGCCGTATCATACCACCAAGGCGGAGGGCAACGGGCTGGGGATGATGATCGTGCAGCGCATTATGCGCGATCATGGCGGCGAGATAGAAATCAATTCCGAGCCTGGCCGCGGCACCCGCCTTACGTTGAGATTTCCGCGCGAAGATGCGCGCATGAATTTACTGATTGCTCCGGAAAAGGAGGCTTGA
- a CDS encoding sigma-54-dependent transcriptional regulator, with protein sequence MAKPTVLIVDDEKSAREGLVRALRRDYRVFAAENGTSALEVLGSQNIDVLLSDVRMPGMDGITLLQRALANYPELTVIILTAYGDVDMAVEAMKHGATDFMTKPINLDKLELVLDRLLKAKKIELENEQLKVQLDNKYGLENIIGRSAPMQEVFDTIRQVAGSRATVLIQGESGTGKELVAKAIHQLSSRNKGPFVAVHCAALSQNILESELFGHEKGAFTGAMERRIGRFEKADGGSLFLDEISEIDANVQVKILRALEERQVERVGGDTPVDVDTRLIAATNRDLKAMVEDGDFREDLFYRLYVVVITLPPLRERQDDILLLLNHYLAVFNEENTKQIEGFTPAAYELLAAYDWPGNIRELRNLVERMVVLARGKVLDVSDIPAQVREKARGGGEVKVDAELTVDEMEKRMIIQALEKTGGNRTKAAEKLGISRRTLHRKLNQYEIH encoded by the coding sequence ATGGCTAAACCGACTGTGTTGATTGTTGATGATGAAAAGAGTGCGCGTGAGGGGCTGGTTCGGGCGCTGCGACGGGATTATCGTGTTTTTGCGGCGGAAAACGGAACGTCTGCGCTTGAGGTGCTGGGCAGTCAGAATATTGATGTATTGCTCAGCGATGTCCGGATGCCGGGCATGGACGGCATCACACTGTTGCAGCGTGCTCTGGCCAATTACCCGGAATTGACGGTGATTATTCTGACGGCCTACGGCGATGTCGATATGGCCGTGGAGGCGATGAAACACGGTGCAACCGATTTTATGACGAAGCCGATCAATCTGGATAAACTGGAACTGGTGCTTGATCGCTTGCTGAAGGCCAAGAAAATCGAGCTGGAGAATGAGCAGCTCAAGGTGCAGCTCGATAATAAATACGGTCTGGAGAATATCATCGGCCGGTCGGCTCCGATGCAGGAGGTTTTCGATACGATTCGTCAGGTGGCCGGTTCCCGTGCGACGGTGCTGATTCAGGGCGAGAGCGGGACGGGCAAGGAGCTGGTAGCGAAAGCGATCCATCAGTTGAGCTCGAGGAACAAGGGGCCGTTTGTGGCGGTGCATTGTGCTGCGCTTTCGCAGAATATTCTGGAGAGTGAGCTGTTCGGTCATGAGAAGGGTGCATTTACGGGGGCGATGGAACGGCGCATCGGCCGCTTTGAAAAGGCGGATGGGGGTTCACTGTTTCTGGATGAAATCTCTGAAATTGATGCAAACGTGCAGGTGAAGATTCTCCGGGCATTGGAAGAACGTCAGGTGGAACGCGTCGGCGGCGATACCCCGGTGGATGTGGATACACGGCTCATTGCAGCCACGAACCGCGACCTTAAAGCCATGGTGGAAGATGGCGATTTCCGGGAGGACCTGTTTTACCGCTTATACGTCGTCGTCATCACGCTCCCTCCGTTGCGGGAGCGGCAGGATGATATTCTACTGTTGCTGAATCATTATCTTGCGGTTTTCAATGAGGAGAATACGAAGCAGATTGAGGGGTTCACGCCGGCGGCCTATGAACTGTTGGCCGCGTATGACTGGCCGGGAAATATCCGGGAGCTGCGCAATCTGGTGGAACGCATGGTTGTGCTCGCACGGGGAAAAGTGCTCGATGTTTCGGATATTCCGGCGCAGGTGCGTGAAAAAGCCCGTGGCGGGGGCGAAGTTAAAGTCGATGCGGAGCTGACGGTGGACGAAATGGAAAAGCGGATGATTATCCAGGCTCTGGAAAAGACCGGCGGCAATCGTACGAAGGCTGCGGAAAAGCTCGGGATCAGCCGGCGGACGCTGCACCGTAAACTGAATCAGTATGAAATCCATTAG
- a CDS encoding isochorismatase family protein, whose amino-acid sequence MMLDSNNAVLIVIDVQGRLHEFMADKDVLDANLEKLIGAAKLLNIPMIGIGQIPEKPGETSEPFRSMPEHVPMVGKTTFSCCGDPGFDAVFQGRGKKQVILAGIEAPHICVYETAVELLDRGVEVFVAADAVSSRTAYKIELALEAIRQVGGVILPTESILMALQKDAASPTFRGVLRLIK is encoded by the coding sequence ATGATGCTCGATTCTAACAATGCGGTTTTAATTGTTATTGATGTTCAGGGGCGTCTTCATGAGTTTATGGCGGATAAGGATGTTCTCGATGCCAATCTTGAAAAACTGATCGGGGCGGCAAAGCTGCTGAATATTCCCATGATCGGAATCGGGCAGATTCCGGAAAAACCGGGGGAAACCAGTGAGCCCTTCAGGAGCATGCCGGAACATGTCCCAATGGTTGGAAAAACGACGTTCAGTTGTTGCGGAGATCCGGGGTTTGATGCTGTTTTCCAGGGGAGGGGAAAAAAGCAGGTGATTCTGGCAGGCATTGAAGCGCCGCACATTTGTGTGTATGAAACGGCGGTTGAACTGCTTGATCGAGGAGTCGAGGTTTTTGTGGCGGCTGATGCTGTGTCTTCGCGCACCGCATATAAAATAGAGCTGGCACTTGAGGCGATACGACAGGTAGGCGGGGTGATTCTTCCGACGGAGTCCATTTTGATGGCGTTGCAGAAAGATGCGGCATCGCCGACCTTCCGGGGAGTGTTGCGATTAATTAAGTAA
- a CDS encoding YcgN family cysteine cluster protein — MTSFWKTKTLHEMTPAEWESLCDGCAKCCVHKLEVEETGKIHYTCVACRMLDVNTCRCMNYAQRHELVPDCAVLSADKPEYFEWMPETCAYRLIYEGKPLPDWHPLITGDPASVHAHGASARKKLIPEFLADEEQLEKYIVD; from the coding sequence ATGACCTCCTTCTGGAAAACCAAAACCCTGCACGAAATGACTCCCGCGGAATGGGAATCCCTGTGCGACGGATGCGCCAAATGCTGCGTCCACAAACTCGAAGTCGAAGAAACCGGAAAAATCCACTACACCTGTGTTGCCTGCCGCATGCTCGACGTGAACACCTGCCGTTGCATGAATTATGCGCAACGCCACGAACTCGTTCCCGACTGTGCAGTGCTCTCTGCCGATAAACCCGAATATTTCGAATGGATGCCCGAAACCTGCGCCTACCGCCTGATTTACGAAGGCAAACCGCTACCCGATTGGCATCCGCTCATCACCGGCGATCCCGCATCGGTTCATGCTCACGGGGCTTCCGCCAGAAAAAAACTGATTCCGGAATTCCTGGCTGATGAAGAGCAGCTGGAAAAATATATTGTCGATTAA